The following proteins are co-located in the Bubalus bubalis isolate 160015118507 breed Murrah chromosome 23, NDDB_SH_1, whole genome shotgun sequence genome:
- the LOC123331342 gene encoding uncharacterized protein LOC123331342: MLSFNTHGDGVPLMGTGSLHSSFFLKLTGFPGRLLCLPSPLTLGRASEKSAMEAEVLQDWPSPCRGLLSTSPLRDHVWVYLSFQNFSGVPLYLLLENIQRVGSSPPLSKSAFETEVLIESLGQGAHVCGCLGDLRGPWGWLRIWHSPSSPWTRSARPSGAALLTGSLNPEDYLHAFGSLHPFVRDVENVGTVGGTLKTLVMLSRPSACCPSRAHVPSLHSRVSVYKRQMRGAHSSEGCSGQTVSMHGKCPAPGCLCTQPCRSLPWRFSEHLHPPARGCSSSRTTHARVLE; this comes from the exons ATGCTTAGTTTTAACACTCATGGAGATGGAGTGCCTCTCATGGGCACGGGCAGTCTCCAttcttcatttttcctgaagCTGACAGGATTCCCAGGAAGGCTCCTGTGTCTGCCCTCACCTCTGACACTGGGGAGGGCTTCTGAGAAGTCCGCCATGGAGGCTGAAGTCCTCCAGGACTGGCCTTCACCCTGCCGTGGCCTCTTGAGCACGAGCCCCCTCCGCGACCATGTTTGGGTGTATTTGTCATTTCAGAATTTCTCAGGTGTTCCCCTTTATTTACTGCTGGAGAACATTCAGCGCGTTGGTTCCAGCCCTCCGCTCTCAAAGAGTGCCTTTGAAACAGAAGTGCTGATTGAGAGTTTGGGGCAGGGGGCGCATGTGTGTGGTTGCCTGGGGGATCTGAGGGGCCCTTGGGGATGGCTGAGGATTTGGCACAGCCCATCCAGCCCGTGGACGCGCTCTGCCCGACCATCAGGTGCAGCCCTGCTGACTGGCTCCTTGAACCCAGAGGACTATCTGCATGCTTTTGGTTCTTTGCATCCTTTTGTCAGAGATGTGGAGAACGTCGGGACTGTCGGGGGCACACTCAAGACCCTAGTGATGCTCTCACGGCCCTCGGCCTGCTGCCCCTCCCGAGCCCACGTTCCCTCCCTGCACTCCAG GGTCTCTGTCTACAAGAGGCAGATGCGTGGAGCTCACTCCTCAGAGGGCTGCAGTGGACAGACCGTCTCCATGCACGGGAAGTGCCCAGCACCTGGCTGTCTCTGCACCCAGCCATGCCGTAGCCTACCCTGGAGGTTCTCAGAACATCTTCATCCGCCAGCTCGAGGCTGTTCCTCCTCCAGGACAACCCATGCCCGTGTCCTGGAGTGA